TAAACTAAAGACATAGCTGCTGCACCCGTATCATACTGCGCCCATCTATTCGGCTTATTGTTTTTTCGCAATACCTCATTCGCAGAGACAAGGATAAGCACGGGAGCATTCTGAGCCCATTTTTGATTGTTTACCGCTAAAGTACCTAATAATTTTGAATACGCTTCAGGTGTTTCCTTCTTATCACAGAAAATGAAACTCCAAGGCTGCTCGTTATAACTGGAAGGGGAATAATGGGCCGTTTGCGCAAGCTGGATTAATAAAGCTTTCGGAACAGGTTTTGTTACATCATAATCATAGCCGCTATGACGAACTATAACCAACTCTGCGAAAGTCATCTCACTAGTATGTGCGTTTAAATGGCATGAGGCAATACAACAAAATAATAAGATAACTAACTTGTACATGATTTTATTCCGATAGATTTATTTATAAACTTATAATGCAGGAGATAATGTGTCAATCAATGGATACTGCTGATTCGTTTCGCTGCATCTAGGATTGCATTTCGGGTTCCAAAGGCAGTAAATCGAATAAACCCTTCTCCCTCAGGACCAAAACCTGATCCCGGTGTAGTCACTAAATGATACCTTTCCAGTAAATATTGGAATACTTCCCACGATTTTTGACCCGGAAACTCTGTCCATAGATAGGGCGCATTCTCACCGCCAAAAACTTTATACCCCACATTTTGCAATGCATTTTTAAGGATAGCGGCATTCTCCATATAATAGTTATTCAAATGAATGATCTCATTGATTCCTTCTTCTCTCAAGATTGCTAAGCCTCCTGCCTGGGTAATGTTGGATGCGCCATTAAATACCGTAGACATTAAACGGCTCCAATCTGAGCGTACAGAATGTCCGTCGTCGTACTTTAACTCTTCCGGTACAACAGTCCACCCTAACCTAACTCCTGTAAAACCTGCTATCTTTGAGAATGAATTGACTTCAATAGCTACACTCTGCGCCCCTTCAATCTCAAAAATAGATTTAGGCAATGTAGAGTCTTGAATATAACAGGCATACGCTGCATCAAAAAGAATAATTGAACGGTTTTTCTGTGCAAACTGTACCAATCTCTCTAACTGTTCTTTTGTAGCAACTGCTCCCGTTGGATTATTTGGAGAACAGAAATAAATCAAATCTGTGCGCGGCAGTTTCTTCAAATCAGGGAAAAAATGATTTTTTGGATTGCACGCCATATAGTGGATTTCTGTGACACCCTGTATTTTGCTTCCATCAATATAGACAGGATAGGCAGGATCTTGCACTGCAATCGATACATCAGGACCGAATAGCATCTGCAAACGGCCGATATCGCACTTCGCCCCATCGGAAATGAAAATTTCTTCCGGCTTTATGGTATTGTTATAGAATTGTTTAGCTATGGCTTCACGCAATTCTTTCAGGCCCTGCTCAGGACCATAACCAGTATACCCCCTTACTGTTCCCAATTTACGCGCGGCATGGGTTAACTCTTTAGCAACACTCGCTGGAATGGGTTGCGTAGTATCACCTATCCCCAAATGAATTAACTCTGCTTGGGGATGGTTCTTTAGAAATTCACGCTTGCGGGAATTAATCTCACGAAATAAGTAATGAGTAGAAAGAGAGGCTATGCCGGCGTTGCGTTTCATACAATTTTTCCAATATAACGTAAAAGGGTTTTATCATAGAGGACGTTTTTTTGCCACCAATGCGCTTTTTAATACTCAACTTGTCCCAAGGAATTCTAGGAATAGGCTTGAGAATATATTTCAGTTTAGTATATGAAGGAAAAATTGCCATTTATGCTCAAGTAAAGTTCTTGTGTATAGAGAAAAGGAGAGACTATGGATAAAACTATAGCATTATTCGTTGGCGTTTGCTGTCTGTTTGTTATTTTCTTATTCTACACCTATTCGGGAGAAGAACAGCCTATTCCTGCTTCTATTCATATCAGCGATAGCCGCTAAAAAAGCCTATTAATATTCAGGATCTCGATGAACGTTACATCCATCAGTCATTACATTGAAAATGCAGCCATTTTCTTTACAGCACCTCTAGAAAAATTACTTGTAACCATCCAAGACATCCGAGAAAAAATACTTTCAGCCTACAATGAACCTTCCAAAAGCATACCGGAATTAAGGCTTCCTCCACATAATCATCCTGTTCGTCCTGAGAATTCTCATAAAAATAAAGAACGGCCGACATTTCTAGATAATGTCTTGGCAAAATGGGATCCTTTCGGTTTCTATAAGGCCTATCTAGAAGGTGCACAAACCATCGAAACTAATGAGAATGTTACTCCGTTGCACATACTCAATCTCGGGAAAAATTATAGCGCCATCTACCGCTATATCGCTAATGGTGCCGATGTCAACGCTCAAGATATACGGGGACAATCTCCTGCCTATTGGGCAGCATACCACGGCAACCTAAAAGCCATGACCATCCTAACCTCTTTCGGCGCTAACATAGCAAGTGAGGATTTACGCCAAAAAACACCACTACGCGCTGCAGCTAAATATGGCCATGATGACATCATCACTTTTTTAGCTTCACATAAAGTGCCATTAGATAGCCTGGACGGCAGGGGACTCACCCCACTCCACGTGGCTGCTTACCACAAAAACTTCTCAGCCTACCAACAACTGATCCTTCATGGCGCCGATGCCACCATTAAAGATGCCAATGGCAACACTGCCGAAGATTTACTAAAACAACGCTACGCCTACGACTACCACACCTCCCATTTCTTCCAGAGACTTTTCTCCTCTCCCATACCTCCACCATTAATAATGAGTCCCTGGACCCTTAAAAAAATTAATGGTAAAGCTGGTTCATGAACGCTGTCCTATCCGCTAAAAATCTTAGAAAGATCTACCCCGGAACTCCTCCACTAGTTGCGGTTGAAGACGTGTCGTTCGACCTGAAAGAGGGCGAAATCCTCGGCCTCCTCGGCCCTAACGGCTCAGGAAAAACTACGACCATCCAAATGCTGCTGGGTACCCTGACGATGTCCTCAGGTTCTATCTCTTATTTTGGGAAAGAATTCCCTCTCCACCGCTCTGAAGTTCTAGAGAAAGTCTCCTTCGCCAGCACTTACACCAGCCTACCCTGGATGCTTACCGTTGAGGAAAACCTTGAGGTTTTCGGCTACCTTTATGGACTCGACAGCAAAGCAAGTAAGATCAGCTATGATCCTCTACTAGAACGCTTCGGCATCGCGGATAAAACAAAAACTCGCGTTGCTGCACTCTCCGCCGGACAAGTTACCCGGCTGATGATTGTCAAAGCCTTCTTCATGAATCCACGCGTCGTCCTACTCGATGAACCAACAGCGTCGCTTGATCCTGATATCGCTCAAGACATTTGCTCCTTCCTCCTCGAACAAAGAAGCCAAAAAGGAACTTCCATCCTCTTCACATCACACAAAATGCAAGAGGTCATGGAAGTATGCGACCGCGCCATCTTCCTTAAATTAGGAAATATCATCGCTGACGATGTCCCCGAAAAACTCGCTAAAAGCGTTTCTACCTACCACCTCAGCCTTATCATCGTAGACGGTCTTAAACGCACTATCGCAATCGCTGAAAATAACCAACACATGTACTCCGTCGATCATCGCTCTATCGAAGTTATGCTGGACGAAGAAAAAATCCCTCCCTTCCTCCATTCTCTCAGTGAGGCAAAAGTCGTCTACTCCAGCATAAAAATCGAAGAACCTTCCCTAGAAGACTTCTTCCTAAAAATAGCAAAGAAAAGCCATGAACCTTAGACGCATCAAAGGCGTATTCCTACGCTATTACTACAACGCCATCAAAGGACCTCATCAGATTTCAGACATGCTATATTGGCCCTTCGTCGATATCCTCCTCTGGGGCTTGACTTCTCTATGGATACAAAAACAAAACAGCGTACCAGGCCTCCCGCTCGTCCTCATGACCGGCCTCATCTTCTGGCAAATAGCCTGGCGCGGATCCATAGATATATCTTTCAACCTCCTCCAAGAATTCTGGCACCGCAACCTCGTAAATTTTTTCTCCACACCCTTAAAAATATCCGAATGGATCTGCGGCGTCCTCCTCCTCAGCCTATGTAAACTAGCTATAACCATCTCCTTCGGATCTCTAATCGTCTACATCCTCTACTCACTCAACGTATTCACCGTCGGTTGGGCCTTCATTCCCTTCGCCATCCTTCTCTTCATCTTCGGCTGGTCCCTCGGCTTCGTCGCTTCCGGTATCATCATCTATAAAGGTCACCAAGTTGAAATGTTCGCCTGGATGATTGCATTCGTCTTCGCACCCTTCAGCGGCGTATTCTACCCCGTAGCAACCCTACCCCTCTGGGCTCAAAAAATTTCCTGGGCTCTACCCACAACATACGTATTCGAAGGCATGCGCGAAATCCTCAATAACCAACCCTTCCCCACCTACTACGCCCTCACCAGCCTAGCTCTCAGCCTCCTCTACCTAGCCCTCGCCGTCTACTTCTTCTACTACATGTTCAAAAAAAGCCTCAACAAAGGCCTCGCCCGCCTAGAATAACCCCAGGCAGGACAGGGTTTCACCCCTGCACCCACCAAAGAATAGAAACTATAAGCAAACGAAAAAAGAACAAAAAGAAAGCTATAGATGGGTAGAAGGAATTCAAAAGCAAGCGATCTATCCAAAAAGCTAGAGAATACCAAAGTAGTTTATGTCGCAGACAGAGAATCAGATACATTTCACTGTCTATATGAAGCGAGAAAGCAAGAAACACACTGTGATGTAGTTATAAGATCAACTAAAACTTGGCAAACTTTACCTTTCCAATTATCCGTAAAGAGCATTCCTTGATCAGTTGATTGCCCGCCGCCTCTCGGATAGAAAATGAACTATCATCCATCTTTGTTGCTGGTCAATTTCTTTGGATATCTCAGTAATCACTGTCTCCATCTCTTTGAGGTATGCATCATTCAAATAATGTGGAGTTGTCATAATGTCCTTTAGATTGATTTTTTGGCTATTTCAGAAAGAGCCAATTTTACACCCGTTATATCGTCTTCTGAAGTATTCCAAGAGGTAATAAATCGAACTTCATTCTTCTCTTGATCCCATGGATAACAAAAAATCTTTTCTTGGATGAATGGAATCCATGCAGGGGGTGCAGTGAAAAAAAGTTGATTTGTCTCAACTGGATAACTCAAGGTGAGATGAGGGATTGCTTTGATTATGGAAGCGATTTCTTGTGCTTTTTGATTGGCTTGTGCTGCAAGAGTATGCCATAAATTATTCTTAAGGAATGGGATATACTGAGCAGAAAGGTAACGCATTTTTGATAGCAGTTGTAAGGTTTGCTTCTGCAGGTGGTCGCTTCCTTCGTGCAAAGCAGAATTAAAGATGAGAAGAGCTTCAGCCCCCATTAATCCATTTTTAGTTCCTCCGAGGGATAGAATATCTAAATGAATTGAATTTACCATCTCATGCAAACCAATCTTTAAGCTGACTGCTGCATTATAAAGACGACTTCCGTCTATGTGGAGAAGCAAATTTTCTTCTTTACATAGTTTTGATAAGGATTTAAGTTCCTCGAGACTGTAAACTGTGCCTACTTCGGTAGGTTGAGTAATAGATAAGACGCGGGGAGAGGTAGAATGTTTCCCAAAAGCTCGTTCACTTCTTAACTTTTTCAATACGGCTTCGCAAGTCAATTTCCCTTTTTGATGCGGTACTGTCAAAAGCTTGCATCCTACAATAGACTCACAAGCGCCGGATTCTTGATATTGTATGTGAGCAATGTCCGTACAAATAATAGATTCGTATCTGCGGCAAGCGAGCTTGAGTGCAAAAATATTTGCCCCTGTGCCAGTAGGAACAATGAAGACCTTGCATTTACTCCTAAACTCTTCCTGAATTACCTTTTGTGCTTCTTCAGTCCATGGATCAGATCCATAAGAGGGCGCATAACCTTCATTGGCTTCGACCACTGCTTTTATAACTAATGGATGAGCTGGAGTCCAATTATCGCTAGCAAGACAAATTTTATTTTGAGACATGAGTCGTTTCCATCTAAAAAATGACCTTGAATATAGCTTATAAAAGGCAAAGAATCAACGCCTAATTCACCTGGTAAACCTCGCCGTATTTTACTTTAGCAACGACTGAGTGGGGAGATCATAAATGGCTTGGTGTTAGACCAAGGTCCGTAAATCATGAGATGTCCCTTGTCGTAAAGATAGGGCTCAGGGACTGCAGCATCGGTGAATCGATCTGGTGAAAAGTAAAAGTAGATTTCCTCAATCGCCGCAGGAAGGTGGTCGAGAATTAAATCAAGCGAGGGCATTTTAGCCGCAACGATATCTAGCAAATGGAAGGTTTTATCTTCTATTAGATAGGATATAAAGCCATTGATAGCAGGGCTGTAATAGAGAGACCAGTAGGTGGGGAAGGTAGTAAAAAGTGTGTTGAAAGAAGCAATAGCGCCGTTATCTTTGACCCATAAATGGTTGGATACAGGTTCCCGTTCTTGAAAGCATCGAAGAAAAAGAGCGTCATCATTAG
The Parachlamydiales bacterium genome window above contains:
- a CDS encoding nitroreductase family protein is translated as MYKLVILLFCCIASCHLNAHTSEMTFAELVIVRHSGYDYDVTKPVPKALLIQLAQTAHYSPSSYNEQPWSFIFCDKKETPEAYSKLLGTLAVNNQKWAQNAPVLILVSANEVLRKNNKPNRWAQYDTGAAAMSLVYKAASLGLMPHEMGGFDDKKVRQLFSLPASYTPMAVIAIGYEQPNANGIQEKKRNPLSSQFFWGDWANGIAP
- a CDS encoding LL-diaminopimelate aminotransferase, with product MKRNAGIASLSTHYLFREINSRKREFLKNHPQAELIHLGIGDTTQPIPASVAKELTHAARKLGTVRGYTGYGPEQGLKELREAIAKQFYNNTIKPEEIFISDGAKCDIGRLQMLFGPDVSIAVQDPAYPVYIDGSKIQGVTEIHYMACNPKNHFFPDLKKLPRTDLIYFCSPNNPTGAVATKEQLERLVQFAQKNRSIILFDAAYACYIQDSTLPKSIFEIEGAQSVAIEVNSFSKIAGFTGVRLGWTVVPEELKYDDGHSVRSDWSRLMSTVFNGASNITQAGGLAILREEGINEIIHLNNYYMENAAILKNALQNVGYKVFGGENAPYLWTEFPGQKSWEVFQYLLERYHLVTTPGSGFGPEGEGFIRFTAFGTRNAILDAAKRISSIH
- a CDS encoding ankyrin repeat domain-containing protein — translated: MNVTSISHYIENAAIFFTAPLEKLLVTIQDIREKILSAYNEPSKSIPELRLPPHNHPVRPENSHKNKERPTFLDNVLAKWDPFGFYKAYLEGAQTIETNENVTPLHILNLGKNYSAIYRYIANGADVNAQDIRGQSPAYWAAYHGNLKAMTILTSFGANIASEDLRQKTPLRAAAKYGHDDIITFLASHKVPLDSLDGRGLTPLHVAAYHKNFSAYQQLILHGADATIKDANGNTAEDLLKQRYAYDYHTSHFFQRLFSSPIPPPLIMSPWTLKKINGKAGS
- a CDS encoding ABC transporter ATP-binding protein, giving the protein MNAVLSAKNLRKIYPGTPPLVAVEDVSFDLKEGEILGLLGPNGSGKTTTIQMLLGTLTMSSGSISYFGKEFPLHRSEVLEKVSFASTYTSLPWMLTVEENLEVFGYLYGLDSKASKISYDPLLERFGIADKTKTRVAALSAGQVTRLMIVKAFFMNPRVVLLDEPTASLDPDIAQDICSFLLEQRSQKGTSILFTSHKMQEVMEVCDRAIFLKLGNIIADDVPEKLAKSVSTYHLSLIIVDGLKRTIAIAENNQHMYSVDHRSIEVMLDEEKIPPFLHSLSEAKVVYSSIKIEEPSLEDFFLKIAKKSHEP
- a CDS encoding ABC transporter permease; translation: MNLRRIKGVFLRYYYNAIKGPHQISDMLYWPFVDILLWGLTSLWIQKQNSVPGLPLVLMTGLIFWQIAWRGSIDISFNLLQEFWHRNLVNFFSTPLKISEWICGVLLLSLCKLAITISFGSLIVYILYSLNVFTVGWAFIPFAILLFIFGWSLGFVASGIIIYKGHQVEMFAWMIAFVFAPFSGVFYPVATLPLWAQKISWALPTTYVFEGMREILNNQPFPTYYALTSLALSLLYLALAVYFFYYMFKKSLNKGLARLE
- a CDS encoding aminotransferase class I/II-fold pyridoxal phosphate-dependent enzyme; the encoded protein is MSQNKICLASDNWTPAHPLVIKAVVEANEGYAPSYGSDPWTEEAQKVIQEEFRSKCKVFIVPTGTGANIFALKLACRRYESIICTDIAHIQYQESGACESIVGCKLLTVPHQKGKLTCEAVLKKLRSERAFGKHSTSPRVLSITQPTEVGTVYSLEELKSLSKLCKEENLLLHIDGSRLYNAAVSLKIGLHEMVNSIHLDILSLGGTKNGLMGAEALLIFNSALHEGSDHLQKQTLQLLSKMRYLSAQYIPFLKNNLWHTLAAQANQKAQEIASIIKAIPHLTLSYPVETNQLFFTAPPAWIPFIQEKIFCYPWDQEKNEVRFITSWNTSEDDITGVKLALSEIAKKSI
- a CDS encoding GNAT family N-acetyltransferase — encoded protein: MKSAFQALRPICYVAKPSDSPGELASRLFLKEVNGEVVSHSVFFECPILVEGQWHKMGALHAICTQSAHREQGLASQLIQEALIWAKDRCDFIILFTEIPKFYERLSFHSIQEYRLHLPYKRSKGSAFLRPVISPNDDALFLRCFQEREPVSNHLWVKDNGAIASFNTLFTTFPTYWSLYYSPAINGFISYLIEDKTFHLLDIVAAKMPSLDLILDHLPAAIEEIYFYFSPDRFTDAAVPEPYLYDKGHLMIYGPWSNTKPFMISPLSRC